A single Streptomyces sp. 2114.4 DNA region contains:
- a CDS encoding IucA/IucC family siderophore biosynthesis protein yields MTAGHGPNAQDAVAHLTPALWARANRLLIRKGLAEFAHERLLTPRRLSQDDHYTVRSDDGTTAYRFAARRQALDHWQVDADSITRHRGDTELPLDALEFFIELREALGLGEDILPVYLEEISSTLSGTAYKLAAGLPSAAELAKSPFQAIETGMTEGHPCFVANNGRLGFGIHEYHAYAPETASPLRLIWLAAHRDHATFTAGAGLDYDTLIRDELGDTTRTRFTATLTGLGLDPDDYYFFPTHPWQWWNKLSVTFAAEIARQRLVCLGPGDDDYLAQQSIRTFFNTTSPTKHYVKTALSVLNMGFMRGLSASYMEATPAINDWLARLIAADDTFRAARFSIIRERAALGYHHRQYEAATAKGSPYLKMLAALWRESPVPTVEPGRRLATMASLLHLDDEGGSFAAALIEESGLEPAIWLRRYLDAYLTPVLHAFYAYDLVFMPHGENAILVLEDGAVDRVIFKDIAEEIAVMDPHAVLPPAVERIRTDVPEDKKLLSVFTDVFDCFFRFLSGTLADRGVLDEDTFWRTVAACVTDYQATAPHLADKFRQYDLFTDEFALSCLNRLQLRNNQQMVDLQDPAGALQLVGTLRNPLAPYAPTAP; encoded by the coding sequence ATGACCGCCGGCCACGGGCCGAACGCCCAGGACGCCGTCGCCCACCTCACCCCCGCGCTGTGGGCCCGCGCCAACCGCCTGCTGATCCGCAAGGGACTCGCCGAGTTCGCCCACGAGCGGCTGCTCACCCCCCGGCGCCTGTCGCAGGACGACCACTACACCGTCCGCAGCGACGACGGCACCACCGCCTACCGCTTCGCCGCCCGCCGACAGGCGCTGGACCACTGGCAGGTCGACGCCGACAGCATCACCCGCCACCGCGGTGACACCGAACTCCCCCTGGACGCACTGGAGTTCTTCATCGAACTGCGCGAAGCCCTGGGCCTCGGCGAGGACATCCTGCCGGTCTATCTGGAGGAGATCAGCTCCACCCTGTCCGGCACCGCCTACAAACTGGCCGCCGGCCTGCCCAGCGCCGCCGAGCTCGCGAAATCGCCGTTCCAGGCCATCGAGACCGGCATGACCGAGGGCCACCCCTGCTTCGTCGCCAACAACGGCCGCCTCGGCTTCGGCATCCACGAGTACCACGCCTACGCCCCGGAGACCGCGAGCCCGCTCCGGCTGATCTGGCTCGCCGCTCACCGCGACCACGCCACCTTCACCGCCGGCGCCGGCCTGGACTACGACACCCTCATACGCGACGAACTCGGCGACACCACCCGCACCCGCTTCACCGCCACCCTCACCGGCCTCGGCCTCGACCCCGACGACTACTACTTCTTCCCCACCCACCCCTGGCAGTGGTGGAACAAGCTCTCCGTCACCTTCGCCGCCGAGATCGCCCGGCAGCGCCTGGTGTGCCTGGGCCCCGGCGACGACGACTATCTCGCCCAGCAGTCCATCCGCACCTTCTTCAACACCACCAGCCCCACCAAGCACTACGTCAAAACGGCCCTCTCCGTCCTCAACATGGGCTTCATGCGCGGCCTGTCCGCCTCCTACATGGAAGCCACCCCGGCCATCAACGACTGGCTGGCCCGCCTGATCGCCGCCGATGACACCTTCCGCGCCGCCCGCTTCTCGATCATCCGCGAGCGCGCCGCCCTCGGCTACCACCACCGTCAGTACGAGGCCGCCACCGCCAAGGGCTCTCCGTATCTGAAGATGCTCGCCGCCCTGTGGCGCGAAAGCCCGGTGCCCACCGTCGAACCGGGCCGGCGGCTGGCCACCATGGCCTCGTTGCTGCACCTCGACGACGAGGGCGGCTCGTTCGCCGCCGCCCTGATCGAGGAGTCCGGCCTGGAGCCCGCCATCTGGCTCCGCCGCTACCTCGACGCGTACCTCACCCCCGTCCTGCACGCCTTCTACGCCTACGACCTGGTCTTCATGCCGCACGGCGAGAACGCCATCCTGGTCCTCGAGGACGGGGCCGTGGACCGGGTGATCTTCAAGGACATCGCCGAAGAGATCGCCGTCATGGATCCGCACGCGGTCCTGCCCCCCGCCGTCGAACGCATCCGCACCGACGTCCCCGAGGACAAAAAACTTCTCTCCGTCTTCACCGACGTCTTCGACTGCTTCTTCCGCTTCCTGAGCGGCACCCTCGCCGACCGCGGCGTCCTCGACGAGGACACCTTCTGGCGCACGGTCGCCGCCTGCGTCACCGACTACCAGGCCACGGCTCCCCACCTGGCCGACAAGTTCCGGCAGTACGACCTGTTCACCGACGAGTTCGCCCTCTCCTGCCTCAACCGCCTCCAGCTGCGCAACAACCAGCAGATGGTCGACCTCCAGGACCCCGCCGGCGCCCTCCAGCTCGTCGGCACCCTCCGCAACCCCCTCGCCCCTTACGCGCCGACTGCCCCCTGA
- a CDS encoding lysine N(6)-hydroxylase/L-ornithine N(5)-oxygenase family protein: MSAPHDFIAIGLGPFNLGLACLTEPIHGLDGLFLDDKPSFDWHPGMLLDSSHLQVPFLADLVTLADPTSPFSFLNYLKESGRLYPFYIRESFYPLRAEFNDYCRWAAGKLDNVRFAHRVTRVEYDRAAELYVVHADHLPTGERTTHRARKLVLGTGTPPYLPDACQGLGGDLLHNAGYLDAKPALQAKESITLIGSGQSAAEIYYDLLQDIDSHGYHLTWATRSPRFFPLEYTKLTLEMTSPEYVDYFHALPPATRDHLNATQKHLYKGIDSALINDIFDLLYQKNLAGPVPTRLLTNTALNHAGYDEASVTYTLGLRQEEQGTDFTLDTQGLVLATGYRYRVPDFLAPVHDRIAWDGAGRYDVARNYSIDTTGHGIYVQNAELHTHGFVTPDLGMAAYRNACIIRELLGREYYPVEKAIAFQEFAAPAGPHHLMEVPA, translated from the coding sequence GTGTCCGCCCCTCACGACTTCATCGCCATCGGCCTCGGCCCGTTCAACCTGGGCCTGGCCTGTCTGACCGAGCCGATCCACGGACTCGACGGCCTGTTCCTGGACGACAAGCCGTCCTTCGACTGGCACCCCGGCATGCTGCTGGACAGCAGCCACCTCCAGGTGCCGTTCCTGGCCGACCTGGTCACCCTCGCCGACCCCACCTCGCCCTTCTCCTTCCTGAACTACCTCAAGGAATCGGGGCGGCTGTACCCGTTCTACATCCGCGAGAGCTTCTATCCGCTGCGCGCCGAGTTCAACGACTACTGCCGCTGGGCGGCCGGCAAACTCGACAACGTCCGCTTCGCCCACCGGGTCACCCGCGTCGAGTACGACCGGGCCGCCGAGCTGTACGTCGTCCACGCCGATCACCTGCCCACCGGCGAGCGCACCACCCACCGCGCCCGCAAGCTCGTCCTGGGCACCGGCACCCCGCCCTACCTCCCCGACGCCTGCCAGGGCCTGGGCGGCGACCTGCTGCACAACGCCGGCTACCTGGACGCCAAGCCCGCCCTCCAGGCCAAGGAGAGCATCACCCTCATCGGCAGTGGCCAGAGCGCCGCGGAGATCTACTACGACCTCCTCCAGGACATCGACAGCCACGGCTACCACCTGACCTGGGCCACCCGCTCCCCGCGCTTCTTCCCCCTCGAATACACCAAGCTCACGCTGGAGATGACCTCACCGGAGTACGTGGACTACTTCCACGCCCTCCCCCCGGCCACCCGCGACCACCTCAACGCCACCCAGAAACACCTCTACAAGGGCATCGACTCCGCCCTGATCAACGACATCTTCGACCTGCTCTACCAGAAGAACCTGGCCGGCCCCGTCCCCACCCGGCTGCTCACCAACACCGCCCTGAACCACGCCGGTTACGACGAGGCGAGCGTCACCTACACCCTCGGCCTGCGCCAGGAGGAACAGGGCACCGACTTCACCCTCGACACCCAGGGCCTGGTCCTCGCCACCGGCTACCGCTACCGCGTACCGGACTTCCTCGCCCCCGTCCACGACCGGATCGCCTGGGACGGCGCCGGCCGCTACGACGTGGCCCGCAACTACAGCATCGACACCACCGGCCACGGCATCTACGTGCAGAACGCCGAACTGCACACCCACGGCTTCGTCACCCCCGACCTCGGCATGGCCGCGTACCGCAACGCCTGCATCATCCGCGAACTGCTCGGCCGCGAGTACTACCCGGTCGAAAAGGCCATCGCCTTCCAGGAATTCGCCGCCCCGGCCGGCCCGCACCACCTCATGGAGGTCCCGGCATGA
- a CDS encoding tetratricopeptide repeat protein → MPIPEDVTGEEIDKDVRQELLSLPKTLADDVAKNLVMVAKLLDEDPEKAYGYSRVALRLASRVAAVREAAGFAAYAVGKYSEALAEFRAARRMTGSVELWPVMADCERGLGRPEKAMAMAGEPEVQKLDRAGQVEMRLVAAGARRDMGQADAAVVTLQSPELASSAVHPWTARLRYAYADALLAVGREDEARDWFARALEADQGGTTDASDRLAELDGVEFTDALEEADDMEEMAEADESAGAREGDGGARDADGARDGDGVRDDEGPAKG, encoded by the coding sequence CTGCCGATTCCGGAGGATGTCACCGGTGAGGAGATCGACAAGGATGTGCGTCAGGAGCTGCTGAGCCTGCCGAAGACGCTTGCCGATGATGTCGCCAAGAACCTGGTGATGGTGGCGAAGCTGCTGGACGAGGACCCGGAGAAGGCGTACGGGTACTCGCGGGTGGCGCTGCGGCTGGCGTCCAGGGTCGCGGCCGTGCGCGAGGCCGCGGGCTTCGCGGCGTACGCGGTCGGCAAGTACAGCGAGGCGCTGGCGGAGTTCCGGGCGGCACGGCGGATGACCGGCAGCGTGGAGCTGTGGCCCGTGATGGCGGACTGTGAGCGTGGTCTGGGGCGGCCCGAGAAGGCGATGGCCATGGCCGGTGAGCCCGAGGTCCAGAAGCTGGACCGGGCCGGGCAGGTCGAGATGCGGCTGGTCGCGGCGGGTGCCCGGCGGGACATGGGGCAGGCGGATGCCGCGGTGGTGACGCTGCAGAGCCCGGAGCTGGCGTCGAGTGCGGTGCACCCGTGGACGGCGCGGCTGCGGTATGCGTACGCGGATGCGCTGCTGGCCGTCGGGCGCGAGGACGAGGCGCGCGACTGGTTCGCCAGGGCGCTGGAGGCCGACCAGGGCGGCACCACGGATGCCTCGGACCGGCTCGCTGAGCTGGACGGGGTGGAGTTCACCGATGCGCTGGAGGAGGCCGACGACATGGAGGAGATGGCGGAGGCCGACGAGAGCGCCGGGGCCCGCGAGGGCGACGGTGGTGCACGGGACGCCGATGGTGCACGGGACGGCGACGGTGTACGGGACGACGAGGGGCCGGCGAAGGGCTGA